The Elusimicrobiota bacterium nucleotide sequence TAAGCTTTTTTGTGGTCATACTCGCGCGGAGGGAATACAGATGTAATAAACTGCTGGCCGTATGTTATGCTGAAAGTTACTGCCCATCCGTCTTTCCCAACCCCTGTACCTGCGTTATTAATTTCTGATACACCGCCATTACCGACTGTGGGGAGAGTATATCCCGCGATTCCTCCATGCGGATCAATCGCGATAAAGTTTTGTTGTTCCACAGAAAAATATTCCGGTGACCAGGTTGAATTATAAACTACTTTTACGGTTGCATATGTACGAAGGTACATCGATGAATCTGCGTTTATCCGGATATTAACACCAAGAGCATACAGCGGTTTGTAAAGAATACATTTATTATCATCAAAATGGTCAACCTCAAGATTTTCAAGGGTAGAGTTTAACCGCATAGTCGCGAGTAAGCGTTGCTTCCCTATTCTCTGATAACACTCAATCGTACCGACAGAGTTTTTGTAGATTTTATACATTGCGCCGGTAGTGGTAACAGTAACAGCTTCTGTTGTATTCTCAACTTTTAGTACCTTCATATCCATACATATAACCCTATCTTTCTTATTACTTATCCAATGTTTTGTGGTTAAACTCTACCGGGTTATCAGTTGACGCGCCGTATGCTCCCATAGCGGTATATTTATAATAAATTTCACGGCTGCTCATCTGCCATACGTGTAACCTTAGCCCGGCTGAAAGTACTTTTTCAACATAACTATCTTCCAATGCTGCAACGTTGAGGCTCAGGCCGGTAACATTAGCTACTTTTGCTTTTGTTATAAGGTCCGGGCTGTAGGGCGGGCGTATCTGTGTTAAAGGATCAGTTTTTGATGCTTGTATCCACTGTACCGGAACCTTAGGAAAATTTTGCCGTAATGCCGTTACTACGTCGTACTTAAAACTTGTGAGGATTATCATATCGAGTGCGTTATATTTCTGCAGTAACTCTTTTAGGTACGGGATGATTGTTACTTCGCTTTTGATTTCAATTTCAACAATCCTGTCCCTAGGGGCTTTAGATATAACTTCTTCAAATAACGGGATTTTATAGCCTTTAAATTTTGGGCCCTTGAAAATCCCAAAATCAAGCGCGCGTAATTCATCAAACGTTACGTCCTTGACCTGTAGGTCAACCCCGGCGGTACGTTTTGTATTAGTATCATGGATAACCACAACCTTTTCATCTTTTGTCAGTTGTACATCAAGTTCTATCCCGTCAACCGGTAACGTCCATGCAAATTCAAATGCCGGCATTGTGTTCTCCGGTACAAGATCACGGGCACCGCGGTGGCCAAATAGTTTCATCTACTCATTAACCTCCAATACATATAGTTTTAACTTATTCTAAAAAACAATAATTTATGAAGTATGTTACAAAAAAATAAGGTAGCTGACAATAGGTGAAATATTGTATGAGCATGACCATAACACAAAAATGTATAATAAAAACAATAAAAAAACGATAATTCTTAAATCAGGAGGTATAGAAGTGAACAAAACATTGTTAACCTTTATATTGGCGGGAACATTATCCGTTTCAAACGTTGTTGCGGAACAAAGTAGTAAACAGGGAGGAGAGTTGAAAGTGTTAATAACATATTATTCACGTACGGGGAATACTGAACGCGTAGTTAATGACGTAGCAAAACTACTGAACGCGGATACAGAAAAACTTGTCGATAAAAAGAGCCGGAAAGGTATACTGGGATTTATCTTCGGCGGTCGTGATGCAGTGAGTAAAAACAAAACTGTTCTTGCTCCGGTTACGAAAGACGCGGGAAATTATGACATAATAATACTTGGCACACCGATCTGGGCGGGTAATATGCCGCCTGCTTTAAGAACGTATGTCGAAAGTACAAAAGGAAAGTTTAAGAATGTTGCGTATATCATAACTTCAGGCAGCAGTACTCCTGAAAAAATCGTTGCCGATCTGGATACCATTGCCGGTAAAAAGGCGGTAGAGTTTCTGTGGTTTGACCATGCGACATTAATGAATAAAGAACAATACAACAAAAAAATTATCGCGTTTACTGAGCAACTAAAAAAGATTGGGAAATAATAGATGATGAGGGTATTAATGAAAAAAATATGTATTACTATGGCTATACTGTCAATATTTGTAGCTTTGACCTGCGCTGAGAACGTTTTTGTTCTTGAAGATTTTGAGGCGGATATTTCCAGTTGCACAAAAAATTCGAGGCTTAATGGTACACTGGAAACCTGCGGGACAGAGTTTGTGGTATCCGGCAAGCAATCGTTGAAGTATGTGGTAGATGACTCAACAACAGCAAAAGTTTCCCGCCCGTTTGTGTTGTACACCCCGAAAACTGCTGACTGGACAGGGTACAATAGCTTGAAGATGTATGTTTTAGCGTTACCTTCGAATCACCTTCTCCGCGAGTACGCGTTTTCTTTGCAGGTTCGTTCACAGAATTATGACCGTCTAAACAAGGCAACATCATCCAGTTTGTTTGTAACAGCCCCCGTAGGCCGGCCGGTGCTAGTAACATTCCCGATTGACAGAATGAATTTTCGTTCTGCAGTTAAGGACGTAGTTGTTTCGTTTATCAACAGTAACGGCGCGTATTATATCGACAAAATAGTGTTAAGTACGGATACGGTAAAAACAATGATGGCGGAATCTATACCAATGGAATCTTCAGGTAATGTACCGCAATGGTATTCGCTTAGGTTTAATCAGGAAGGTAGCTGTTACTACCGCGGGGTATATAATTACGATCCCGGGAAAAAGGTGGAGTTGGTCGTAGAGTATAATAAACCAGTTACGGATAAGATAGAAAAAACTATTGTCATTACTTCCAGTAGTACAGGAAAATCGGTTGAGTATAAGATGGGATTTGAATCAAACGATATAGTTAAAACAGTGGAAGTTGCGCTTACTCCTGACGAAAAAAATGTTGTTTCATTCAACGGAGAAGACTTTGTGTTTATGGTAAAAGATTTGGTACAGATGGTAAAAAGTAACCTAGACACCTACGCTGCACGAAAAAAAACTGGTGATCCCTTCTCCCGCGGTATTGTATCTATGTATGCCGGCCATATTTATGATAAAGATAAGTATCCGGATATCCCAAAGATTATTGATATGCTAAAA carries:
- a CDS encoding glycerophosphodiester phosphodiesterase family protein, with translation MKLFGHRGARDLVPENTMPAFEFAWTLPVDGIELDVQLTKDEKVVVIHDTNTKRTAGVDLQVKDVTFDELRALDFGIFKGPKFKGYKIPLFEEVISKAPRDRIVEIEIKSEVTIIPYLKELLQKYNALDMIILTSFKYDVVTALRQNFPKVPVQWIQASKTDPLTQIRPPYSPDLITKAKVANVTGLSLNVAALEDSYVEKVLSAGLRLHVWQMSSREIYYKYTAMGAYGASTDNPVEFNHKTLDK
- a CDS encoding NAD(P)H-dependent oxidoreductase, with amino-acid sequence MNKTLLTFILAGTLSVSNVVAEQSSKQGGELKVLITYYSRTGNTERVVNDVAKLLNADTEKLVDKKSRKGILGFIFGGRDAVSKNKTVLAPVTKDAGNYDIIILGTPIWAGNMPPALRTYVESTKGKFKNVAYIITSGSSTPEKIVADLDTIAGKKAVEFLWFDHATLMNKEQYNKKIIAFTEQLKKIGK